Proteins encoded within one genomic window of Streptomyces sp. NBC_00523:
- a CDS encoding FAD-dependent monooxygenase, translating to MTGRTAAEAPAADVVVVGAGPVGLLLAGELRLGGARVTVLEQLVEPATESRASTLHSRTLEILEDRGVLRRLGALPDGGPGHFGGLRLDLAEAEPGHPHAGQWKCPQTRLEAVLQLWATGLGAHVRRGQRVTGLTVLPHRVEVAHTGDDGTAHRTTAAFVVGCDGERSTVRRLGGFELTGEDGTLEMLRADVAGIDVPDRRFERHPHGLATAHRWPDGSTRVMVHLFGAPPARRTGPPSFAEVAAAWAAVTGEDIGHGTPLWLNAFDNTSRQVTAYRRGRVLLAGDAAHVQMPVGGQALNLGLQDAAALGPRLAARVTGRAGDDELDAYHRERHPVAARVLTGIRAQARLLLGGPEVDGVREVIAGLLRLGTVRRHLARVVTGLDTPRPPASTGS from the coding sequence TTGACCGGGCGGACGGCTGCCGAGGCCCCGGCGGCCGACGTGGTCGTCGTCGGCGCCGGGCCCGTCGGGCTCCTCCTCGCCGGGGAACTGCGCCTGGGCGGTGCCCGGGTGACCGTCCTGGAGCAGCTCGTCGAACCCGCCACGGAGTCCAGGGCGTCCACCCTGCACAGCCGCACCCTGGAGATCCTGGAGGACCGCGGCGTGCTCCGGCGGCTGGGCGCCCTGCCGGACGGCGGGCCCGGCCATTTCGGCGGGCTCCGCCTCGATCTCGCCGAAGCGGAGCCCGGCCACCCGCACGCCGGACAGTGGAAGTGCCCCCAGACCCGGCTGGAGGCCGTCCTTCAGCTCTGGGCCACCGGCCTCGGGGCCCACGTCCGGCGCGGACAGCGGGTCACGGGGCTCACGGTCCTTCCCCACCGCGTGGAGGTCGCCCACACCGGCGACGACGGCACCGCGCACCGCACCACGGCCGCGTTCGTCGTCGGCTGCGACGGCGAACGCAGCACGGTACGGCGGCTCGGCGGCTTCGAACTCACCGGTGAGGACGGGACGCTGGAGATGCTGCGTGCCGACGTGGCCGGCATCGACGTACCCGACCGCCGCTTCGAACGGCACCCGCACGGGCTGGCCACGGCGCACCGCTGGCCCGACGGCTCCACCCGGGTGATGGTCCACCTCTTCGGCGCGCCACCGGCCCGGCGTACCGGTCCGCCGTCCTTCGCGGAGGTCGCCGCCGCCTGGGCCGCGGTGACCGGCGAGGACATCGGCCACGGCACGCCGTTGTGGCTGAACGCGTTCGACAACACCAGCCGGCAGGTCACCGCGTACCGGCGCGGCCGGGTCCTGCTCGCCGGTGACGCCGCCCACGTCCAGATGCCGGTGGGCGGCCAGGCGCTCAACCTGGGCCTCCAGGACGCCGCCGCCCTCGGTCCCCGCCTCGCCGCCCGCGTCACCGGCCGCGCCGGAGACGACGAGCTCGACGCGTACCACCGCGAACGGCACCCGGTGGCCGCCCGCGTCCTCACCGGAATCCGGGCCCAGGCACGGCTGCTGCTCGGCGGCCCCGAGGTGGACGGCGTGCGTGAGGTCATCGCCGGACTCCTGCGCCTGGGCACCGTACGCCGCCATCTCGCCCGGGTCGTCACCGGGCTCGACACCCCCCGACCGCCCGCATCCACAGGGAGCTGA
- a CDS encoding SDR family NAD(P)-dependent oxidoreductase — protein MSNRLEGKTALVTGSSRGIGRAIAIRLAREGALVAVHYAHDRKSADATLATIEGEGGRGFTVRAELGVPGDVHELFLGLERGLKERTGETTLDILVNNAGETTQNGVAPEDVTPEQFDRFFAVNAKAPYFLVQRALPSIPEGGRIVNISSGLTRVANPEQVAYAMTKGAIEQLTLHLARQLAPRGITINSVAPGITDNGSPVFDIPEAVAEMAKLSAFQRVGEAGDVADVVTFLATDEARWITGSFVDATGGTLLG, from the coding sequence ATGAGCAACAGGCTCGAAGGAAAGACCGCACTCGTCACCGGGTCGAGCCGGGGCATCGGACGCGCCATCGCGATCCGGCTGGCCCGCGAGGGCGCCCTCGTCGCCGTCCACTACGCGCACGACCGGAAGTCGGCCGACGCGACCCTGGCGACCATCGAGGGGGAGGGCGGCCGCGGCTTCACCGTTCGCGCCGAACTCGGCGTCCCCGGCGATGTCCACGAACTCTTCCTCGGCCTGGAACGCGGGCTGAAGGAGCGGACCGGCGAGACCACCCTCGACATCCTCGTCAACAACGCGGGTGAGACCACCCAGAACGGTGTCGCCCCCGAGGACGTCACCCCGGAGCAGTTCGACCGCTTCTTCGCCGTCAACGCCAAGGCACCGTACTTCCTGGTGCAGCGCGCCCTGCCGTCGATTCCCGAGGGGGGCAGGATCGTCAACATCTCCTCGGGCCTGACCCGGGTCGCCAACCCCGAGCAGGTGGCGTACGCCATGACCAAGGGAGCCATCGAGCAGCTCACCCTCCACCTGGCGCGGCAGCTCGCCCCGCGCGGCATCACCATCAACAGCGTGGCGCCCGGGATCACCGACAACGGGAGTCCCGTCTTCGACATCCCGGAGGCCGTGGCGGAGATGGCCAAGCTGTCCGCCTTCCAGCGGGTGGGAGAGGCCGGGGACGTCGCCGACGTCGTCACCTTCCTCGCCACGGACGAGGCCCGCTGGATCACCGGCTCCTTCGTCGACGCCACCGGCGGCACCCTCCTCGGCTAG
- a CDS encoding LLM class flavin-dependent oxidoreductase, translating to MDVGLLFDLRNPDQWHRPWADHYARTLEFCEEADRRGVGGLWFTEHHRFEDGYLPQPLTFAAAVAARTRRARIGTSVVLPALHHPVDLAEQASIVDLISGGRLELGLGAGYRVPEYALFDADFGHRFARTEERMREILRLWREREITPLPVQDPPPVWGGFYGPRGARLAGRLGVGLLHINRERFGQYREGLVEGGHDPETARVSDLLPLLLSRDPEAAWHRIGPHLVHQVNSYRQGALQGTAFDGPPPLTLDDLRDPDAEDRRGLLDILTPEDAAVRIKELTAGLPVKHLIFWASIAGMPDDLVAENLELVTEQLPRLLP from the coding sequence ATGGACGTCGGACTCCTCTTCGACCTGCGCAACCCCGACCAGTGGCACCGGCCCTGGGCAGACCACTACGCGCGAACCCTGGAGTTCTGCGAGGAAGCGGATCGCCGGGGCGTCGGCGGTCTGTGGTTCACCGAGCACCACCGTTTCGAGGACGGCTACCTTCCCCAGCCGCTCACCTTCGCGGCGGCCGTCGCCGCACGCACCCGCCGCGCGCGCATCGGCACCTCCGTCGTCCTGCCGGCGCTGCACCACCCCGTCGACCTCGCCGAACAGGCCTCGATCGTGGACCTGATCAGCGGCGGCCGGCTCGAGCTCGGCCTCGGGGCCGGCTACCGCGTCCCCGAGTACGCGCTCTTCGACGCCGACTTCGGTCACCGCTTCGCACGGACCGAGGAACGCATGAGGGAGATCCTCCGCCTCTGGCGCGAGCGGGAGATCACTCCCCTGCCGGTCCAGGACCCGCCACCGGTGTGGGGCGGCTTCTACGGGCCGCGGGGCGCCCGGCTGGCCGGGCGGCTGGGCGTCGGGCTGCTGCACATCAACCGTGAACGCTTCGGGCAGTACCGCGAGGGACTGGTCGAGGGCGGCCACGACCCGGAGACCGCCCGTGTGAGCGACCTGCTCCCCCTCCTGCTCTCCCGGGACCCGGAGGCCGCCTGGCACCGCATCGGCCCCCACCTGGTCCACCAGGTGAACTCCTACCGTCAAGGGGCCCTCCAGGGAACCGCTTTCGACGGACCGCCGCCGCTGACCCTCGATGATCTGCGCGACCCGGACGCCGAGGACCGGCGCGGACTGCTCGACATCCTCACCCCCGAGGACGCCGCCGTCCGCATCAAGGAGCTGACCGCGGGCCTGCCCGTGAAGCACCTCATCTTCTGGGCGAGCATCGCCGGCATGCCGGACGACCTGGTCGCCGAGAACCTGGAGCTGGTCACCGAACAGCTGCCGCGCCTCCTGCCGTGA
- a CDS encoding MFS transporter, whose translation MTTTERASARHAWALLLVLSGNMVLDATEVSLVLVALPVIGNDLGLSLLTVQWLMSGFALGFAALLPTGPRLAARFGRRRVYFAAMLGFALASVAGGLADGPALLIATRVVKGACAALTAPMGLAIIGTAYPEGPERRRAVSVYSAFGAAGFTAGLLVSGALLEVGWRWIFLLPAPVALVLLLWGLRLVPHEATARPPAPAPRLSGRDRVLLRTGLGAATLNGTYHGLLFLLTFQMQGRLGLSPWTGALALLPACVPLAVSVPFAGSLVRRHGTGRLIALGAAAPLLGYLLAVWRPPSDAYLTRTLPVLLLVGAGFVLSFAALNMRAAGSVPPSRRATAIPLYQMAVQLGAVLLLPLTAWLLTAFDDRRPALAVLAVAAAGGLAAALPGLRDGRPGPPARKEPA comes from the coding sequence GTGACGACGACCGAACGCGCTTCCGCCCGGCACGCGTGGGCCCTGCTCCTTGTCCTCTCCGGCAACATGGTGCTGGACGCGACCGAGGTGTCCCTCGTCCTGGTCGCCCTGCCGGTCATCGGGAACGACCTGGGCCTGTCGCTGCTGACCGTGCAATGGCTCATGAGCGGCTTCGCCCTCGGCTTCGCGGCCCTGCTGCCGACCGGGCCGCGGCTCGCCGCCCGGTTCGGCAGGCGGCGCGTCTACTTCGCCGCGATGCTCGGCTTCGCGCTCGCGTCGGTCGCGGGCGGGCTGGCGGACGGGCCCGCCCTGCTCATCGCGACCCGGGTGGTCAAGGGCGCGTGCGCGGCCCTCACGGCGCCGATGGGGCTCGCCATCATCGGAACGGCCTATCCCGAGGGGCCGGAGCGGCGCCGTGCCGTCTCGGTGTATTCCGCCTTCGGGGCCGCGGGGTTCACGGCCGGGCTCCTTGTGTCCGGGGCGCTCCTGGAGGTGGGCTGGCGCTGGATCTTCCTCCTGCCGGCCCCCGTCGCCCTCGTCCTCCTGCTGTGGGGGCTGCGGCTCGTGCCCCACGAGGCAACGGCCCGGCCGCCGGCCCCGGCTCCGCGCCTGTCGGGGCGCGACCGCGTACTGCTGCGCACCGGTCTGGGGGCGGCCACGCTGAACGGCACCTACCACGGGCTGCTGTTCCTGCTCACCTTCCAGATGCAGGGGCGGCTCGGTCTGTCGCCCTGGACGGGTGCGCTGGCGCTGCTGCCCGCCTGCGTGCCGCTCGCCGTGTCCGTGCCGTTCGCCGGCTCCCTGGTCCGTCGCCACGGAACGGGCCGGCTCATCGCGCTGGGCGCCGCGGCGCCTCTGCTGGGATACCTGCTCGCCGTGTGGCGGCCGCCCTCGGACGCGTACCTCACCCGCACGTTGCCCGTGCTGCTCCTCGTCGGCGCGGGGTTCGTGCTCTCCTTCGCCGCGCTCAACATGCGGGCCGCCGGGTCCGTGCCGCCGTCGCGGCGCGCCACGGCGATCCCGCTCTACCAGATGGCCGTGCAACTCGGCGCGGTCCTGCTCCTCCCGCTCACCGCCTGGCTCCTGACCGCCTTCGACGACCGGCGCCCGGCCCTCGCCGTGCTGGCCGTCGCGGCGGCCGGGGGCCTGGCCGCCGCTCTCCCCGGACTCCGCGACGGACGTCCCGGCCCACCCGCACGGAAGGAACCCGCATGA
- a CDS encoding antibiotic biosynthesis monooxygenase yields the protein MGTEPRAAARRGPDLARPDATSVHITHWHAPGRDAARALLDEVSDRWAGAVWPDGLLSFHAYLDTGGDTVLTYVQAARPTAHHDLVRTLRGPAAAAAVSYRLHTSVVLDGTGTPPGAVVVATFDVDGADAQERIIKSVARAVTDAPAEQREGMLSAHFHASTDGSRVLNYAEWTSDAAHLAFLESAARAATLRATGATPGVRPIGFRRFHLHHSITPERSDT from the coding sequence ATGGGCACTGAGCCCCGGGCCGCCGCCCGCCGCGGCCCCGACCTCGCGCGCCCGGACGCCACTTCGGTCCACATCACCCACTGGCACGCCCCCGGACGTGACGCCGCCCGCGCCCTGCTGGACGAGGTGTCCGACCGGTGGGCCGGAGCCGTGTGGCCCGACGGCCTGCTGTCGTTCCACGCCTACCTGGATACGGGCGGCGACACCGTCCTCACGTACGTCCAGGCGGCACGGCCCACCGCCCACCACGACCTCGTCCGGACGCTCCGGGGTCCGGCGGCGGCCGCGGCCGTCTCCTACCGGCTGCACACCAGCGTCGTCCTGGACGGCACCGGAACACCCCCCGGAGCCGTCGTCGTCGCCACCTTCGACGTCGACGGGGCCGACGCACAGGAGCGGATCATCAAGTCCGTGGCGCGGGCCGTCACCGACGCACCGGCGGAACAGCGCGAAGGCATGCTCAGCGCCCACTTCCACGCGAGCACGGACGGCAGCCGGGTCCTCAACTACGCGGAGTGGACCAGTGACGCGGCACATCTGGCCTTCCTTGAGAGTGCGGCCCGCGCGGCCACCCTCCGGGCCACCGGTGCCACTCCCGGCGTACGCCCCATAGGCTTTCGCCGCTTCCATCTCCACCACAGCATCACCCCCGAGAGGAGCGACACATGA
- a CDS encoding SDR family oxidoreductase → MTILVTGARGRVGAAVVRELLAAGEKVRAASADPASLTALPDEVERVRLDLASPQGLHDVLHGVQKIFLYAQPAGAARLTEAAAAAGVGHIVLLSSLAIDSHGADTSPIAQQHRLVEDVLRASGIGWTFVRAGGFATNALQWAEDIREGRPLRLAYPEAHSEPVHESDVAAVAVRALLDEAHRGATLRITGPQSLSARRQAELVAAAAGREVLVRLITPEEYQKQLTAFVPEPVAATLVAYQAERDGRPQRTYDGVPDVLGRPAFSFAQWAEENAEAFR, encoded by the coding sequence ATGACCATCCTGGTGACCGGAGCACGCGGCCGGGTCGGCGCCGCCGTCGTACGCGAACTTCTCGCCGCCGGCGAGAAGGTGCGGGCCGCGAGCGCCGACCCGGCGTCCCTGACGGCACTGCCCGACGAGGTGGAGCGGGTGCGACTCGACCTGGCCTCACCGCAGGGCCTGCACGACGTCCTCCACGGCGTGCAGAAGATCTTCCTGTACGCCCAGCCGGCCGGCGCCGCCCGTCTGACCGAGGCCGCGGCGGCGGCCGGGGTCGGGCACATCGTGCTGCTCTCCTCTCTCGCCATCGACAGCCACGGGGCGGACACGAGCCCGATCGCGCAGCAGCACCGGCTCGTGGAGGACGTGCTGCGGGCGTCGGGGATCGGCTGGACGTTCGTCCGGGCCGGCGGGTTCGCCACCAACGCCCTCCAGTGGGCCGAGGACATACGGGAGGGGCGCCCGCTGCGGCTCGCCTATCCCGAGGCCCACAGCGAGCCGGTCCACGAGTCGGACGTCGCGGCCGTCGCGGTGCGCGCGCTCCTGGACGAGGCCCACCGGGGTGCCACTCTGCGTATCACCGGCCCGCAGTCCCTCTCGGCGCGGCGGCAGGCGGAGCTCGTGGCGGCGGCAGCGGGCCGGGAGGTCCTGGTGCGGCTGATCACGCCCGAGGAGTACCAGAAGCAGCTCACCGCGTTCGTGCCCGAACCGGTCGCCGCGACACTCGTCGCGTACCAGGCGGAGCGGGACGGCCGGCCGCAGCGGACGTACGACGGCGTGCCGGACGTGCTGGGCCGTCCGGCGTTCTCCTTCGCGCAGTGGGCGGAGGAGAACGCCGAAGCCTTCCGCTGA
- a CDS encoding cytochrome P450, which yields MTTTDSGNSLSSCPYHASGFTSERLELDPAYARLRSEEPVTRVTMPHGGDAWLVTRYADVRAALSDPRLSRAAAVGKDVPRSSPLIQQADSLLSMDPPGHTRLRRLAAKAFTARQVAAVRPRVQAVIDSLVDALEESGPPADLATGLAWPMGITVICETFGIPEEDRGRFREWTDAMMALTVADPATIQAARDSLDGYLRELIARRIAEPGDDLLSRLVTSRESGDRLTESELGVFAVDLLTAGHETTANQTGNFLYTLLARPSLWESLVKDPALVPPAVEELLRYTPLATSVAPFSRIAVEDFELAGQLVRAGDAVVAQTDSANRDGTVFENPEELDFHRENNPHVAFGHGAHHCPAAPLARLELQTVIATLARRLPGLRLAVPADEVEWNTNRVMRGVTRLPVEW from the coding sequence ATGACGACGACCGATTCCGGGAATTCCCTCTCCTCCTGCCCTTACCACGCCTCCGGCTTCACCTCCGAGCGCCTCGAACTCGACCCGGCCTACGCCAGGCTGCGGAGCGAGGAGCCCGTCACCCGGGTCACGATGCCGCACGGCGGGGACGCCTGGCTGGTGACCCGGTACGCGGACGTACGCGCCGCGCTCTCCGACCCCCGGCTGAGCAGGGCCGCCGCCGTCGGCAAGGACGTCCCCCGGTCCAGCCCGCTGATCCAGCAGGCCGATTCGCTCCTCAGCATGGACCCGCCGGGGCACACGCGGCTGCGCCGGCTCGCCGCGAAGGCGTTCACCGCACGACAGGTGGCCGCCGTCCGGCCGAGGGTGCAGGCGGTCATCGACTCCCTCGTGGACGCCCTGGAGGAGTCGGGTCCCCCCGCCGACCTGGCCACCGGGCTGGCCTGGCCCATGGGCATCACGGTCATCTGCGAGACCTTCGGCATACCGGAGGAGGACCGCGGCCGGTTCCGCGAGTGGACCGACGCGATGATGGCGCTGACGGTCGCCGATCCCGCGACCATCCAGGCGGCGCGGGACAGCCTCGACGGCTACCTGCGGGAGCTCATCGCGCGCCGGATCGCCGAGCCCGGTGACGACCTGCTCAGCCGTCTGGTCACCTCGCGCGAGAGCGGCGACCGGCTGACCGAGAGCGAACTCGGCGTGTTCGCCGTGGATCTGCTCACCGCCGGCCATGAGACGACCGCCAACCAGACCGGCAACTTCCTGTACACCCTGCTGGCCCGGCCCTCGCTGTGGGAGTCCCTGGTCAAGGACCCGGCCCTGGTTCCCCCGGCGGTCGAGGAACTGCTGCGGTACACCCCCCTGGCCACCAGCGTGGCGCCCTTCTCCCGGATCGCCGTGGAGGACTTCGAGCTCGCCGGGCAACTGGTGCGCGCCGGTGACGCGGTGGTCGCGCAGACCGACTCCGCCAACCGGGACGGGACCGTGTTCGAGAACCCGGAGGAGCTGGACTTCCACCGGGAGAACAACCCGCACGTGGCGTTCGGGCACGGCGCGCACCACTGCCCCGCGGCCCCGCTCGCCCGGCTCGAACTGCAGACGGTCATCGCGACCCTGGCGCGGCGGCTGCCGGGGCTGCGGCTCGCGGTGCCGGCCGACGAGGTGGAGTGGAACACCAACCGGGTGATGCGGGGTGTCACGCGCCTGCCCGTCGAGTGGTAG
- a CDS encoding response regulator transcription factor gives MQILVVEDSHNSDGELTRALERHGYGVASVSSGTAALDAHRGADFVLLDLDLPDIDGLEVCRRIREEAEIPVITFTDSGSELDRVLALRTGADDCLDKPYEFRELVARIEAVTRRRHARPGLRESLTVLSIGTLRINAASREVLLRGSPVDLTRKEFDLLYYLARHSESVVSRQRLMTEIWEDPMPHVLGSRATRTVDTHVSSLRSKLGQRSWIRTVRGVGFRVGHG, from the coding sequence GTGCAGATTCTCGTGGTGGAGGACTCACACAACAGCGACGGCGAACTGACCCGGGCACTGGAACGCCACGGGTACGGCGTCGCCTCCGTCAGCAGCGGGACGGCGGCACTGGACGCACATCGTGGTGCGGACTTCGTCCTGCTCGACCTCGACCTTCCCGACATCGACGGCCTGGAAGTCTGCCGGCGCATCCGCGAGGAAGCGGAGATACCGGTCATCACCTTCACGGACAGCGGCAGCGAACTGGACCGCGTCCTGGCCCTGCGGACCGGCGCGGACGACTGCCTCGACAAACCCTACGAATTCCGCGAACTGGTGGCGCGCATCGAGGCCGTGACCAGGCGCAGGCACGCCCGGCCGGGATTACGGGAATCCCTGACGGTCCTCTCGATCGGAACGCTGCGCATCAATGCCGCGTCCCGCGAGGTCCTGTTGCGTGGAAGTCCCGTCGATCTCACCCGCAAGGAATTCGACCTGCTCTACTATCTCGCCCGGCACTCCGAGAGCGTGGTCAGCCGGCAACGGCTGATGACCGAGATCTGGGAGGACCCGATGCCGCACGTGCTGGGGTCCCGGGCGACCCGCACCGTCGACACCCATGTCAGTTCCCTGCGCAGCAAGTTGGGCCAGAGGAGCTGGATCAGGACCGTACGAGGCGTCGGGTTCAGGGTCGGGCACGGGTGA
- a CDS encoding TetR/AcrR family transcriptional regulator, with the protein MSGTSTPKAPSRGRIDKRQAILGAAFTVFAQRGYARACMEEIAEVAGVAKHTVYNHLGDKQSVFRSAMEAAADDVMAQNLAVVDLFTAEGGTGAEVPDGDEAARLEELAYRLLLRCCNEQSWALRRLLYAEIGQFPDLLEIVWGRGASRLKEALADRLARLALSGRLRSCDPAEAAEHFLALLTGPMEARSQLGTRAVPDAEVRQVARSAVHAFLGAYGVSDPLLSS; encoded by the coding sequence GTGAGCGGAACGAGCACCCCCAAGGCCCCGTCGCGAGGCCGCATCGACAAGCGGCAGGCGATCCTGGGCGCCGCATTCACCGTCTTCGCCCAGCGGGGCTACGCCCGCGCCTGCATGGAGGAGATCGCCGAGGTCGCGGGGGTCGCCAAGCACACGGTGTACAACCACCTCGGCGACAAGCAGAGCGTCTTCCGCAGCGCGATGGAGGCCGCGGCCGACGACGTGATGGCTCAGAACCTGGCCGTCGTGGACCTGTTCACCGCCGAGGGTGGCACGGGTGCCGAGGTGCCGGACGGCGACGAGGCCGCCCGGCTCGAAGAGCTGGCGTACCGCTTGCTGTTGCGATGTTGCAATGAGCAGTCCTGGGCGCTGCGGCGCCTGCTCTACGCGGAGATCGGCCAGTTCCCCGACCTGTTGGAGATCGTCTGGGGGCGTGGTGCGAGCCGGCTCAAGGAGGCGCTGGCCGACCGGCTGGCCCGGCTCGCCCTCTCCGGCCGCCTGAGGTCCTGCGATCCGGCGGAGGCGGCCGAGCACTTCCTCGCCCTGCTGACCGGTCCGATGGAGGCCCGGTCCCAGCTCGGCACCCGAGCCGTTCCGGACGCTGAGGTCCGGCAGGTGGCGCGGTCGGCGGTGCACGCTTTCCTGGGAGCTTACGGGGTGTCAGATCCCTTGCTGAGTTCATGA
- a CDS encoding DHA2 family efflux MFS transporter permease subunit — protein sequence MAHAQDERLDPALRRLIGVILLGGIMGILDGSMIAVAADTLARDFDTSLSTISWVSTSYLLALTVSIPVTTWAVDRFGGRRLWLLGLVVFLVGSVASGLAWNAPSLIVFRVVQGLGAGLLDPLMLTLLARSSGPARAGRVMGLMGIVGSSGPVFGPVVGGIILQGTGWRWMFLVNVPIGLVALALALKFVPGDSPAGKSAAGKLDILGLALIGPGVAAGVLALSQAAEQAAFAVPSVLVPLVLSVVLLGGYGFHALRRRGEGAAAPLIDLRLFKRGSFAASVTVGSLVGLATFASLFALPLYHQQVQGRSTFEAALLLAPLGIGSALSMPVTGRLSDRVGSRRLVQAGGALALLSALAFTRIGADTSEVWPAVDAFAIGVGLGAVGAPTIASLYRTLPAPLVPQGSSVLYMLNQLGASIGIAVVALVMQTAGDGDPVRGFHAAYWTVSVVLVLVLGAATLLPGRPAATPSEAPSAGSPPAEAATVKARSAEAPSVGVPTASVRTRGESE from the coding sequence ATGGCGCATGCACAGGACGAACGTCTGGATCCCGCCCTGCGGCGGCTGATCGGCGTGATCCTGTTGGGCGGGATCATGGGGATCCTCGACGGCTCGATGATCGCCGTCGCTGCCGACACCCTCGCCCGGGACTTCGACACCTCGCTGTCCACCATCAGCTGGGTGTCCACCAGCTATCTGCTCGCGCTCACCGTCTCGATCCCCGTCACCACGTGGGCGGTCGACCGGTTCGGCGGACGCAGGCTGTGGCTGCTCGGCCTCGTCGTCTTCCTCGTCGGCTCGGTGGCCTCCGGCCTCGCCTGGAACGCACCCAGCCTCATCGTCTTCCGCGTCGTGCAGGGCCTGGGTGCCGGCCTGCTCGACCCGCTGATGCTCACCCTGCTCGCCCGCTCCTCCGGGCCCGCCCGCGCCGGACGCGTCATGGGGCTGATGGGGATCGTCGGCTCCAGCGGCCCGGTGTTCGGACCGGTCGTCGGCGGCATCATCCTCCAGGGCACCGGCTGGCGCTGGATGTTCCTGGTCAACGTCCCCATCGGCCTCGTCGCCCTGGCACTCGCCCTCAAGTTCGTGCCCGGGGACTCCCCCGCCGGGAAGTCGGCCGCCGGCAAGCTCGACATCCTCGGACTCGCCCTGATCGGACCGGGCGTGGCGGCCGGTGTGCTCGCGCTCTCGCAGGCCGCCGAACAGGCCGCGTTCGCCGTCCCGTCGGTGCTGGTGCCGCTGGTGCTCTCCGTCGTGCTGCTGGGCGGCTACGGGTTCCACGCCCTGCGACGACGCGGCGAGGGTGCGGCCGCGCCGCTCATCGACCTGCGCCTGTTCAAGCGCGGCAGCTTCGCCGCCAGTGTGACGGTCGGCTCGCTCGTCGGCCTCGCCACGTTCGCCAGCCTCTTCGCCCTGCCGCTCTACCACCAGCAGGTCCAGGGACGGAGCACCTTCGAGGCGGCCCTGCTGCTCGCCCCGCTCGGCATCGGGTCGGCCCTGTCCATGCCGGTCACCGGCCGGCTCTCGGACCGGGTCGGCTCGCGGCGCCTCGTCCAGGCGGGCGGCGCTCTCGCGCTGCTGAGCGCGCTGGCCTTCACCCGTATCGGCGCGGACACGTCCGAAGTGTGGCCGGCCGTTGACGCGTTCGCCATCGGCGTGGGTCTCGGCGCGGTCGGCGCCCCCACGATCGCCTCCCTCTACCGCACCCTGCCCGCGCCCCTGGTGCCGCAGGGGAGCTCGGTGCTCTACATGCTCAACCAGCTCGGGGCGTCGATCGGCATCGCCGTCGTGGCGCTCGTGATGCAGACCGCCGGTGACGGGGACCCGGTCCGCGGATTCCACGCCGCGTACTGGACGGTGTCGGTGGTGCTCGTCCTCGTCCTGGGGGCGGCGACCCTGCTGCCGGGCCGCCCCGCGGCCACGCCGTCGGAGGCCCCGTCCGCCGGAAGCCCGCCCGCGGAGGCCGCGACCGTAAAAGCAAGGTCCGCGGAAGCCCCGTCCGTGGGGGTCCCCACCGCATCCGTTCGTACGCGAGGAGAGAGCGAATGA
- a CDS encoding SDR family NAD(P)-dependent oxidoreductase: MSTLVIAGGTDGIGKALAEVYLGRGDTVVVIGRNPEKGRRFLDAAGASGAAGRAFFVTADLSLLTETSRAAEEIRAAFPTVDALVFCARHYRFRRTETAEGYEENFALFYLSRHVLGQALAEPLSRAPHPVVVNVAGPGAGLDIVQWDDLQLSRGYHGGAALGHGGKLNDLLGVSYAEQHGPAGIRYVLIHPGVTATGFSGEYDRATLAHIRSMQAHAKPVEAALPPITDAIDKPPAEALSAYVEGRRIPVDTPDFAPAAARRLRDLTDRLLAGS, translated from the coding sequence ATGAGCACGCTGGTGATCGCCGGTGGCACCGACGGCATCGGCAAGGCTCTGGCCGAGGTGTACCTGGGGCGGGGCGACACGGTGGTCGTCATCGGCCGGAACCCCGAGAAGGGCCGCCGGTTCCTCGACGCCGCGGGTGCGTCGGGCGCCGCCGGGCGGGCCTTCTTCGTCACGGCCGACCTCAGCCTGCTGACGGAGACCTCCCGCGCCGCCGAGGAGATCCGCGCCGCGTTCCCGACGGTCGACGCGCTGGTGTTCTGCGCCCGCCACTACCGTTTCCGGCGCACGGAGACGGCGGAGGGGTACGAGGAGAACTTCGCGCTCTTCTACCTGAGCCGCCATGTGCTGGGCCAGGCCCTCGCCGAGCCGCTCTCCCGGGCCCCGCATCCGGTCGTCGTCAACGTGGCCGGTCCGGGCGCCGGGCTCGACATCGTCCAGTGGGACGACCTCCAGCTCAGCCGCGGCTACCACGGTGGGGCCGCGCTCGGTCACGGCGGAAAGCTCAACGACCTGCTGGGCGTCTCCTACGCCGAGCAGCACGGCCCGGCCGGGATCCGTTACGTCCTGATCCACCCCGGGGTCACGGCGACCGGCTTCTCCGGTGAGTACGACCGCGCGACACTCGCTCACATCCGGTCGATGCAGGCGCACGCGAAGCCCGTCGAGGCAGCGTTGCCGCCGATCACCGACGCCATCGACAAACCCCCCGCCGAAGCGCTCAGCGCCTACGTCGAAGGCCGTCGCATTCCGGTCGACACCCCCGACTTCGCCCCCGCCGCCGCACGCCGGCTGCGCGACCTCACCGACCGCCTCCTTGCGGGGAGTTGA